A DNA window from Aquipuribacter hungaricus contains the following coding sequences:
- a CDS encoding SGNH/GDSL hydrolase family protein, which yields MAARGPLAAAAVLVAAVVGFTVAGLTAVPVLPTTAQGPPGVAAAPGADAPGRTDSPDGTGVTGAQGVGPREHYLALGDSLAQGFSPSGDVRAAYPYQHAAGVPGTRLTVLACAGETTVTFVSGRCPYPQTAAVPRQGSQLSAALAFLAAHPGQVSPVTVHLGANDLFAVTGGCDVSPGAPAALDAYETAMASVLSQLSDALAGTGDLVVLSPYDPYPASRAGCPDGPASAALFEEADRRLAAVAARQGVPVVSGQRVFAGAAPDGAPRVCTYTFMCPTGTARPDVHPTREGHAALAGALQEVLGY from the coding sequence ATGGCCGCACGGGGACCCCTCGCCGCCGCGGCCGTCCTCGTGGCCGCGGTGGTCGGGTTCACCGTCGCCGGCCTGACCGCGGTCCCCGTCCTGCCGACGACGGCGCAGGGCCCGCCCGGGGTGGCCGCGGCGCCCGGGGCGGACGCGCCGGGGAGGACCGACAGCCCGGACGGCACCGGGGTGACCGGTGCGCAGGGGGTCGGGCCGCGGGAGCACTACCTCGCGCTCGGCGACTCCCTCGCCCAGGGCTTCTCGCCGTCCGGCGACGTGCGGGCCGCCTACCCGTACCAGCACGCCGCGGGCGTGCCGGGGACCCGGCTCACCGTGCTGGCCTGCGCCGGCGAGACCACGGTCACCTTCGTCTCCGGCCGGTGCCCCTACCCGCAGACCGCCGCGGTCCCCCGGCAGGGGAGCCAGCTGTCCGCGGCGCTGGCCTTCCTGGCCGCGCACCCGGGGCAGGTCAGCCCCGTGACGGTCCACCTGGGGGCGAACGACCTGTTCGCCGTCACCGGCGGCTGCGACGTCTCGCCCGGGGCGCCGGCCGCCCTGGACGCCTACGAGACGGCCATGGCCTCGGTGCTGTCGCAGCTGTCGGACGCGCTGGCGGGGACCGGGGACCTCGTCGTGCTGAGCCCCTACGACCCCTACCCGGCGTCACGGGCAGGCTGCCCCGACGGGCCCGCGAGCGCCGCGCTGTTCGAGGAGGCGGACCGTCGCCTCGCCGCGGTCGCCGCCCGGCAGGGGGTGCCGGTGGTCTCCGGGCAGCGCGTCTTCGCCGGGGCCGCACCGGACGGGGCGCCGCGGGTGTGCACGTACACCTTCATGTGCCCGACCGGCACCGCGAGGCCCGACGTCCACCCGACCCGCGAGGGCCACGCCGCGCTGGCAGGG